The DNA sequence AGTTTTTTATTCTAGAGGAAGTAAGAAAATAATGGGGCGTTGTAATCGTGCTTGGAACCTTACTGTTCTTTCATTGTTTGTTCATAAATTGTCCCTGCTATCCATTGTGAATTCATTGTTTTCCATCAAGTTTTAGGTAACATGCCAATCCCATGTGGGGAAATGACGATGTTGAAGTTGAATCCTTACTGTTctttcattatttgtttgtaTTTCCCATGGATAAGCAGTGTCTACAACACTTCACATAGTTTTGAGACATCCTTATAATGCGTTATGACCATGgatttttaacaactttcttaTTATAACCCTGTGGTAACAAATCTGTATTTGTTATTGTGGTTTGCATTGTTTCTCTGACTGATATATATCTAGGCTGCAATATTGTAATATGAGATGTTGCCTGCAACATTCTTAATTGAATTTGATGCAAAGGATATTATGTTGGAGATAGAAATAGATCTACTGGGACTTCGGATAATCGTGATAATAAATTCTTTGTAATATGAGTTGTTGTCTGTCACATTCTTGAttggattctctctctctctctctcaactcacATTTTTTACTACATCTTGTTTTCCAAATTGAATATTCTTTAAGCTTAAAAGTTGAGTGGACCTCTTTTCATGTTCTTATGCTTTTGCTTTTATTTAACATCACATGCATTCCCGATCTGCTGTCTTTCATGTACTTAGGATTTtacatctttattttttttttttatctatgcAAATTTATGTGTTGTTGAACTTACTGTTCTTTTTAAAGTTGCAGTTCTCCTTATTTTTGCCAATAAGCAGGTAAATGCTACTGCCAGAGGGGGAGTATTACTGTTTAATGTCCTATACAAATGTTATTCCATAGATTGGGACAGTGTAAACAGCCTTCtattgaagaaataaaaattaaattgagGATAGATTTTCCCTCGTATAGTCAAGTAGTCCTTCTGTTGCAGTTTCATGTCTCTATCTCTACACTTTCAATTATCATTTCAATAAATTGTGCAattttttgcaatatgatattttCTTTTGGCTTATGTAGGATCTTCTTGGTGGTTCACATCTATTGAGGCCATATCTTATGTTTTGAATTGTCTTCTAACTAAGTTGCTGATTAATATATTATACATTCTAGGATAgtcacactatgccaaaaactgcatcacactacactttttagacaacgaaaaaaaattttccgttgtgtgatcactgaactgcttcacacaacaggtttaatgagattggcgttgtataaggaggtcgtacatcaaattttttgggtccaagattattgtacaacagttttaaggatttgtctgttgtctgaatgtaaaaaaatttcctcctcaccttgctcaaatttgggtcgaaattttgactcaccttgcacaacagtatagttgtatatgttgtatgagagtaagttgcaaaataacatacaacacatttttttgtttccgttgtgcaagtttggaagaaaatcatATGTACCCCAAAATGAGAGTGAGTAGCCCCAAGAAGGCCAATTTTAGGTGAAATGCTAGTACACGATTgtaagctcctacaacggaattgcttatttttgttgtgtgaatgttcGATGGTAATCTTAAGCGGGAGAAATGAGTTTGTAATTTGCACTAGGCGGGAGATTTGTTTGTTGGGTCCCTAAAATGAAGTTTCAGTGTAGGCTATCAGATAACGAAAATTcatttatctgttgtctgaattgatcaTACAAAGTCAAAAACTAAACTTAAATAAAACATTGTCCAGCTAGCGCTGTAACTTAATGCATATTGTCTCCCACGACTTGGCCGTTTTCAACACTTAGCTAGGTAGTCTTCGAGAAAAAGAGCAaaactcatcttcttcttctcaaagtAGAACCCGCGGCCGTCTTCTTCTTTGAAAGAATCGATCGAACCCAACTTCTTCTCAAACCCATCTTCTGAAAATATTGGATTGGGGTTCGATCTGCtcaatttgggttttcaatttggggatttgAATGAGGAGGAAAAAGGGAGAGGGGTTTCTCGAGTACATTAATCGATAAATCTGGAGGAAgaaaaggaggagaagaagacccaacaacaacaacaacgagGTTACTAGGAACAGCAGCAGAAGAAGATCATCATCCAAATCCTCTGCTCGATTTGGTCTGTTTGTCGAGGTCTCTGCTTTATTCCTATAATTCATCATTAATTTCTGCTAACTCTCTATTTGATTTCCCAGGATAAATAAACAACTTGAAGAAAGTTTATTGAACTGGGTAAACGTTGATTTCATTTTGAGGTGTTAGATTGAGATAaagtttagatttttttttgttgttctgaagttggttttggttttttagtTGCAGGGAGGAATCCAAGTTCTAATAACAACAAATCTTGGTCGAAATCTACAAGGGATTCTAAAAGTGGGTCTTGAAGAAAATTGAATGTCAATGGTGTAGGATATCGTTACTCTTTTGTTGAATTTCAGGTATGCTTTGTTGGCTCAAGAATTATTCTTTTATTATGAGATCAAATTGCAGTTCGTTTTCTAATGTATACCTTGCAATGTTTGAGAGCAAAACAACTAAACTTTTTTAGAGGTAGATTAGTATGAGAATGAAACAAGTTTTCCTGTCATAGCCGTTTTTCATGTCTGAGAGAAAAACCCCAAGCTTTTCTTCAGTTCGAGCAAAACCTGGAGCTCTTCTCACCATCTTCTCAAAACACTTAGCCATCACAAATTACCATCTTTCAAGTCTAGATTGGGGTTCTACTCGATTAGTTTTCGATTTGGGGGTTTTTCGTTCTGCTGAAAATGGGGATTTAGGTTCTCTTTCGATTTGGGTTCTACTCGTTTGCAGATTCTGTTTTATTGTCATTTTCCAGACTTGGCAATTTCAGCTTTTGCCATGCTTCGCACCCTTGAAGGAGATGTGCTTCAAGGTCTTAATCTGGctgcattttattttattatttagcATGAATGATAAATGCATTACTGTTTTTTACTCCCTCATTCCTATTTCATTTCTTGCCTTTACAGTTCAAATTTCATATGTCATATAACAACGACAGTTCCAAGACCCAATTCTGTCATATTATTTACTGTCTTACACATAACCCAATAAAGAGAGAAGGGCAATGAGAGTCCCCTCTATGAGTGGAGTgaccaaagagagagaaaatggggtGAAACTGCAGTCTCTCAGTTTGCAGCAGCTGGAGTTTTCCTATCATGGCTGATCACAACTCCATTACCAGTGTTTTCATTCTTTTGGCATCTACTTGATCCACAAAGAGTGGAAGGAATCTCtgtttttcagttttcattGAAACCCAATTGCCTGCTTTGAATGTGAATGGTGTTATCTCCCCGCCAGTACTGAAAACAGCCATTTAGTGAGTTTTTAATCTTATTGTTCATATCATAAAGGATCGGGTTTTGCAGTTTTTATGAGTTACATACCCATCTGCTGAAAATTAAAGCATTTTGATATGGTAGGTTCACTTGCTGATTAGAAGTCCTGCATCTGCTGTCATTCAAATCTTTTGGTAAGTCGTTGATTCTGTTATTGGCAAAGGATTCATCTTTTATCTGATTGTTGTTGGACCATTTTACAAAAAACCCATCATTCGGTTGTTTCATTTGCTTCTGTGAGTGCTCTGTTCAGTTTCTCATGAACTCTTTTTCCTGCATTTGATAAGTGGGTCAGGTATATGGTGTTGGGAGTAAAATTGTGGCTTCTATTGTTCTATTATTCTGTATGGTAGTGTTGTTGATAAGCCGAGTTAAAAAGATGCTTTGAATCGAGTTCTAGTGGAGTCAAATTATGAGTGCTTTGTGTTTTGTTATTAACTTGTAGCAGTGTGATTTTCTTCTGCTCCTCATGTATCAGCAGAACCTTAGATCACCACATTGTTTGTTTGCTTTAGTATATTCTTGTTTAATGGCTACTTCTTTCCTTGAATCAATAGCATAACTCCTATCTTCCATTATACAGGCTAAAAGCCGGGTTTGAACTTACATAATTCTGCagatttcttttaattttgcTTACATTTATAAATCCTTTGAGGATTTTGGTGTTCAGGTGCAAGGAGCAAAAGACAGAACTGCAAAGCCGGATATTTGGCCGTGGAAGCTCGTTGAACTGATACTCTGGCCTGGATCCAATATCTAAGGCTTTGTTACTTGTATAGGGACCCATCATTTGCCAAGTCAAAACCAGTTTTGTTGTTGTGCTGTGCCGGAATCATGGCAACCTTGTTACAGTCTGAGTCCAGACGCTTGTATTCTTGGTGGTGGGACAGTCACATTAGCCCAAAGAACTCAAAATGGCTTCAAGAAAATCTTACAGGTTCGATACTTTCCTCCCAGTTACTTGGTTATCTATATTCCTCATAGAAGCTCCAATTTCTATGCTTCTCTTATCACATAGGTGCTAGAATCTAGGATATTAAGCATATGGAGACAGTGAAGCAGTCTCATCATCTTATACATCCATCTCTTACTAGTTAGCAAAATTTTGCATTCAACAGACTAAAAATAATAGCGAGTATTTGATGTAGTCCAAATTTCAATTCTCTGAATCTTCTTCCAACTTAATTCCATCTTGTTTACTAAATATGCACGTTTACTAAATATGCACAACCAGTTTGTTACTATCTCAGTATTATGAACTTATTAGTATGATTTGGCACCCTTAATCTTATTATCCCTGGTTTTCTTCAAGTGTTGGGCTCTGTACCTTCCAATTAAGAAGACTGCCTGATATTGAAAAGCAAACAAAAGATCTAACTAGTAACTTGCCCTCATCCTGTAATTAAGTGAAAAGGTTTCAAAGGTAGCTTAAATACCTTTGTTGGCTTTCCCTATCTCCTCAGCGTGCACATTGCATATGTTTTTGCACATAGATGCCTTCAATCTTTTTGAGGCTGTATTTCTTATTGACCCAACATTTGTTCATACAGATATGGATGCTAAAGTCAAAGCAATGATCACCCTTGTAAAATGgttattttgactttctttgATTCTCCAAACACTGAAGAATTTTTATGGGTGTTGTGGGAACTATGTGCTCTTGCAAGGTGGAACTGAATGCATTTTGCTGATTGTGAACATATGACGACTCAATGCAATATTAATGGTCTTAATGACTTTTCTTTTGATTTGCAGGTCTGACTGTGGACGCCAGGCACTGTTGGCTTTGGGATATTTTCCAGAGGTACTGATTCGGGTTTAGCAGTACTGTTGAATATACTTGTGAGATCATATATGATTAATAATGCAGAAACATATAAATATTTCGGTTTCTTACTTGAGATGCATTTGGAATGGAAGACCTCTGATCTGGGTGTGTTGTAAATACTTTGTACATAAATTGCTCGAATGGAATTTgaagaaaacataaaatttaGTTTATACGTTTTTAGGAGAATAGAGTGAAGAAAAAGTCTTTTGGAGCCATATGCAACTCAAGTGATTTTTGTGTTTGGTAATAATACTTATATTTAATGACTTATAATTTGGTTACTGATTTGGTGAGTTCTCTTATTGAAGTTTTTGAACATATGCCTCTGGTACATTTCTAGGTTTATACCTATGCTAGGCTGCAATAGCTTGATGTTATTTTAATTTAGCATAGAGTTGCAGACATAAATGTAGATTTATGTGGTGTCTCTACAATTGACTGATTCTAACAATTTTGTGTGATATGTGAGCTATTCTCTCCAGAACAAAATAAAACTATCAAGTACTCTTGTAATAACAACCCAATTAAGCCATATTAATGGGGCGGCTGACTTGGTTGCCACACCATGAGTACCACATCCTGATTGAATGGAAATATGGAATGAGTCCGACTAGAGTAGCGTCTTGTATTCATAATATTAGATTTTTGTGAACATCCATCCAGACAGCTTGCACAAAGTTACCAAGTTTCTTAATATTAGTTGCAGGAAAACAGCCTttatcattttcatttttattaattttctctctctatcgaTTTTTATCAGTAGCCATTTCACTTTCAATGGTTGCAGATTTCAAAGGCCTACTGGAGCCATACCTTCCTCAACGCAGGTATTCCAACTCATATATGTTGGAATTCTCACAATACCCCCCGGTCCACAGGTATATGTGTTCGTAAGTCTTTGATATCAGTTGCTCTACTGGACTTGAAAGAACATATAATTCATGGAATGGGTTTATGGTGGCAAGGTATGCTATTTTTCCAGCAAATGtaactttatttttttgtttcaatttttgtttttgcttttctgTTACATTGGAGACTATAGTgctttacaatttttattttttctatctacataaattttttgttcttttttcataTGTGGTGGCAAGGTATGGAACACTTCCCTAGATGAGCAAAACCGCCTCAAAGCTGAAGTCTTTAACAACTCAAGTCCTCCATTTTCAAAAAGCAAGCTTCTTTATTGCAACATTTGCAGATTGTGAAGAAGAACCACAAAACCCAAAGAGACCCAAGTAGATGGTACATTTTCATGCACCATATATGTGCCATGTTTTGGAACAACATAAAtgtgtatcagcttttgatgtcccaagtaaaTAGGCATGCACTAAAATGCTTTTTTAGTTTAAATGTTGGCTtggatgattgggaaatgcaccctttttgcttttgaagttttaAAGTATTGGAtagattactcatttgatggtttgcaatgtttacatttgatgaactactgttcatttggtaaatggaccaatttaattcaggaatggatgttcaaatgatcatACAACATAATAGATATAATGACGACTCAACGTTGTCTGAATAGCCAAAAATGGAACAGCCACATTGtaatcattcatatcacacatcagtTTATAACAAAGCAGTGTGTTTTAATttatattcacacaacagaagcaattgaactctgttgtccaaaAACTAAATCATACAACAGTTGCAATTGAACTCCGTTGTCCCAAATGTTGTTCATACAACAGATCTAGTCCAAGCACTGAAGTTTgaggatcaatcagacaacacaaaaaataaaagtttgttgtctgatatgcttaacatacaacagcttgaaaccaaacactgttgtctgaaggcagcgcttCAACTACTGCGCAGCTGCGCATGGcacctgccgagccatctgtcgagccatcacacaacagttataccACATACCCGTTGCCTGTTTGTTTATTAGACAACtatgttccaccgttgtctgaattttcaacagacaacggctcgctctacaacggtggcactctaaatcagacaacagtttcggtctgtcgtctgatacattttttggcatagtgtcaaGAGCTACTTCCTGCATGGAAGCCTTATTTTGATGCTTAGTCTTGCGTTTTTGTTTATGCTCCTTCTAGCAATCATCAGCTGCTTTCTAATGAGAAACTATATTTTAGTCATCAGAAAGTCAGAAATACATTTAGACAATTCATGGCCTCAAATCTAGATAAGTAGGACTGGAATGCTGCTAAGGTACCTAGTGCATTGACAAAGGAGATGGAGGAATCTCAAGCTGCTAAGTAGGTAATTGTTGTGAGCACAATGTTATGTGGTTTTGTCTGGACAAAGGCGAGTCACATGAATGCCCTATCTATGTTATCATTTGagtatttgttttagtttttagtaTGGGGGTTCAATTACTGGTGGTAATGCTTCTATCATAATgttatctatgtgtgtgtgtgtgtgtctatgtTTAGGTACTTCTCATATTGGTCTCATATTTTTAACAGTGCATAATGGGTTCTGCTTTTCTCTTAGACAGTGATGGTGCAGCTGCATTAGTGCCAGTGAGTGGGGAGAAGGCACTTGAATGCATTAGTGGCAGCATATGTGCATATTTTTGGAACAATGatattgtatcagcttttgctatCTTCCAATGTAATTAGCTAAAATGCAACAGACATCAAGCTATCTAGAATGCCTTTTTTGGTTTTACAGTATGGATGGATACAATGTATCGATGATTGACAAATGCTAGCTCTTTTGATACATTAGATAGTTGAATTAGAGTACTTCAATGCCTAAATCTTATCTTGAAcattatttttgtgcaaatatttcaggtaaagAACCAATAATAATCAAACAACAGTGAATTACATTACATTGTATGAATATGCATAAgtcgttaatcacacaacaaatcacttttaatcacacaacagtccATATTAAATTTTGTCATCTCATtaatattcacacaacagaacaaatagatatcagttgtccaatgttaaatcacacaaTGGTATAGGAACCAATGTGTTATATGATTTGTGAAGAATTCAACACTGAGTTTCACACATGCAACAGTTGTTGGTTGTTAACCAATATTTTTACAActgtcacacaacagttatttcATGAAATCTGTAGTGGAAAGGAAGAACCAACAACAATTcccatatttttctgttgtatgacaAGTTAACAAACAACAGTTTGGTATCACTTTCGTTGTCTGAGTGccatttttctgttgtatgagaagCTAACCAACAACAGCTTGGTatttacttctgttgtctgattatcatcgaaacaacaattgaatgcggcgcatccaatttctggcattgaCATGCACAAAATTGGCACAATGGTTACAATTGAACTGTTGACTCTATGATAGACACacaacggtgtttcaccgttgttGGAGTAtgttcatcacacaacaccgaGATAGATGACAGAGATGGTCCAAATCACACAATAGATTTTCACAGTTGTCTGAtgcactttttgtagtagtgtagtaATTACACTACTAGCAGTTTTAGTGGTTTCTCTGATAGTTGGGATGATTACAGCAAAAACTCTGGGGTTGTGTCGTTCCCGGTTgaagaaaacagagaaaaaagaagaggagataGAAATACCTGCAGTAATAGCCACTGAAAACTTAGCACCAATCATTGAAGAAAATAGTGAGAGAGAAGCAAGACAGGGTTGGTTCACTTGTTCCAACATTGTTACAGCTACTAACAATTTCTCCAATGACAGGAAGTTGGGTGAAGGAGGGCCTGGTACTGTATATAGGGGTGAGTTTGCTGACATAAATATGACAGTAGCAGTGAAGAAAATTTTAAACAAGTCTGGTAAGGGAAGAAAGGAGTACATAACAGAGGTGAATCTCATTAGTAGCTTGAGGCACCCAAATCTGGTGCAACTCAAAGGATGGTGCCATGACGGAGGCCAGACTACATTCCTTCTTGTTTACGAGTTCATGTCAGAGGGTAGCCTCGATTCTCACCTCTTTAGGGCGAGGCCTGCTCTAACCTGGAGTGTGAGATACAAGATATATAAGGGACTGGCCCTAGCATTGCTTTATCTCCATGATGTATATCTCCGCTTTGGGACAAGCTATGGTACTGTGATGTTGATGGTGTCCTCGCTGCGATTAAAGGCTATCGAGTTCCATTCTACCTGTGGGGTGTAGCAGCCATGGCTGAGTCCTAATACCTCTTGGTCTTGAGGGTATTGGCTATTTTGCATGGTGGGTCTCAGGTGTTATTGGAGCGCTGCCTTGTATCGTTAGGATATGTCTGTAGACCTCGATGGCGTTAGCGCCCATGGCGGGAGTACGATACTGCGAGAGCTGGCCACTTTGGATGAGGTGCTTGATAGCATTTTTTAGTGCCCAACAGATATTGGTGGGGTGGTCAGACTCCTCATGATACGTACAGTATTTACCGTTGTCTCGCGATTTAGCCTAGCCAGGTTTGCGCCGTGGTGGGCGTGGGATGATGTCCTTGTGGTTATTCTAGATATCCTCATAAGAAGCAATGAGTGCAGTGTAAATCTCATATAGGGGTGCCTCAAAGCGCTGGTCATCCCTGTGTCGGGTGCCGCTGTATGGTGCATTGCGATATGGACTGCTGGAGGACTTGTATTTTGGCTTCTCGGGGCTCTTCCCGTACTGTTTATCCTGTTTGTAGTTGTAGCCTTATCGCTCTTGTTGGGACCTGTCATGCTGGATAGGCTTTTCCTTGGCGGAATCATTACCTCTACCCTTTGTGGTCCCAATGGGGTTGTTGGCTTTAGGGACGCTGACTGGGTGAGCATTGGACCTGGTATCGCAGCCAAAGGTATCGTCAGCTTGGGCGAAGGCGGTTGCGGCATGGAGGAGATCGTCATATGTCGCAGGGGGATTGGTGTTGATTTGTAGGAGGAAGTATCCTAGCTGGAGTGCTTGTTTGAATGCCGATGTTCCTAGGGCTGGGTCAAGGGAACGACACTGTGTAGCTTGTTTCTGCCAACGGCAGACGAAGTCTCTAAATCGTTCATTTGGCTGCTGTTTGAGCCGGAATAGGTTAGGTGTCGTGCGATAGCTGCTGCCGCACAAAATGAATCTGTGGAGAATTTTGTCCCCGAGCTCTTAGAAGCTATCGATGGAGTTGGGTGGAAGATTAAGAAACCAACGCAGGGCCTCTTCAGTTAGGGTTTCCTCAAACGCGTGACATGCCATTGCGTCCGTATATCGGGTACCTTGTAGGATGGACTGGAATACTTCCAAGTGGTGGTAAGGGTCTCGGGTGCCATTATATTTCTCAATCTTGAAGGGCTTGGCTTTTGGTGGGCGTTTCTCAGCCTGTACTCGGGCAGTGAACTGTCCGGTCTTTCCCTGAAAGCCCGCCTTGATCGATTGTCAGCTGGTCCTGCTTTCAGTGTTTTTGACTCGTGCCTGTAAGGAGGCAATGGCCTTACTCATCTGGAGCAATAGCCGAGTATTGGGATCGGGTGGGGGTATGTTAGAGGTCGTGGCGGTGTATGTACTTGAGGTTCCTGCTATATTAAGCTCCAGGCCGAGGTGGTGGCATCGTGTCGAGTTGATTGGGGAGTAGGGGTGAATTCAAGTAGATGACTGGGGGTCCTGCACTCGTGCTGCCAGGTGCGGGGTCTGTGGGGCTTCCCGATATAGCTCCTGGAGGCACGAAGGTGCCAGCGAGGTCGGTGCTCGGGTCAGTGGTGAGGACTGCTCCTGTTGTTGGGACACCACCGATAGTTGGTATGAGGGTCTCATACTGGTGGGCTTTGTCCAAAGCTTCGTTATGCACGACTCGCCGCTAAGTGCCTCCCGGAGGATGCGATTTTGGTTCGTCATGTTTCCGACCTCGAGGCTAGCCGCTGAGGCTACTACGCGCTCAACCTCGGCCTGTGCTCGTGTCTCCATGAGGTTGCGCATCGCTATCTCTAGCGCGGTGGTTGGATCAGTGGTCATGATTGATCAAGTCTCGGTGTTCGGGCTCTGAAACACTAGAGTGCGATGGATCTCGCGGATCGCTGGCTTACAAGGCAGATCGTCGTGGCTAGTATCGGGATTGCTGGTAGCCATCGATGTGTTGTCCTGCCATAAGGAGCGAGGGgactccttctagcgccaaatgtTTCAGTTGTCTCGAGAGGAGTCTGATCCAGCTGAACACGAGTTGTATTGGTTTGTTACTATCGCTATCGGTCTTGCTTATCTGCAAAAAAAATGAAGGTCAGAGGGAATACCGAGTGTGCCGGCCTTCAACTctttgatgcctaagtcagtatcgaataaaataatgataatggaaagcgatagtaaacagttacctcttcaggttgttggagatgaccttaatgtagcaggtttgtgaGAGCTTGGTTCCATTTCTTTCGGTGTGGAACGCTCGGGATCCCGATATCGCCCCAAGGGGGATCGGAACTCTCGGCTAGGAGCTTATCTCGCTGGTATATTGGTgatacgagtcttgtgcttccaaTACTTGTGCCTAGGAGGTATGTGTATACCAACACCGACAATCCTCAACCCGCGAACCCTGCCAATTCAACAATCGTAGTTAACTGTGAACTGTTCACCATACCAGTCAACACCGATGGTCGACCTCTTAACACCCCCGAGGTACGCCTAACACTATCTACTGTGGAGAACCAATCCTACGCCAGCGGTTAAGCGCCAGGCTGAGACCTTGTTGATATTAGAACTAGCTTTAGCAGACCTGCACAAAGCAAATAGAGAGTGGGAAAATAACGAAAGGATAAGGCGGAAGCTCAAAACAAAGTGGGAACACTATTATTAAAGTTCGACGAATTGAAGAAGGCACTAGGGACAAAAGCAAATCCGGGCAAAAGCAAACACTCGCAAAGCTCAAGGCTCAGCTCAAACACAAGAGCAAAGGCAGCGTTGACATCAATAATCCTAATGGACGTTGCTTTGAACCCACCTGAATTGGCCGGATTAGGGCTAGGCCCACCACCACAATTAGTGTAGGAGCATGTAGTGGACTCACAACCGCAATACAAAAACTTATTCAGCGTAGGCCAGCAGAGGGGAACATCAAACATGCCAGCCCCTCAGACAAATCTTGGTACCAAATCAGCCACTCCCCAGGCCTACTGTTGATGCCACGACCTTAATCCTAGAAAAAATACGGGAACTAGAAGAAAGGTTAATTACAGCTGAAACAAGCACCTATTGCCAACATAAAACCCCCTATTTGCGGCGCGACTAGGCCTAATACTGCTAGAATTTTACAAACTGTCATACCAACATATGCGAAGACTCCCAAGATTGCCCAATTGAGCAGTTTGACGGATCcattcgtccacatggacacgttcaggAAGGTAACCAAcaacaaagattttgatgatgcAACTCTTTGTCACCTATTCAGCACAACATTGGacagtgaggcaatgagctggcTCTTTGAATGCCCCCCCAGGCTCTATGGATTCATTCTCAGCTTTATCAAACGCGTTCCTATCACGATTCATCCTCATGATGGACG is a window from the Rosa chinensis cultivar Old Blush chromosome 2, RchiOBHm-V2, whole genome shotgun sequence genome containing:
- the LOC112183947 gene encoding L-type lectin-domain containing receptor kinase IX.1; the encoded protein is MGSAFLLDSDGAAALVPVSGEKALECISGSICAYFWNNDIVSAFAIFQSKTLGLCRSRLKKTEKKEEEIEIPAVIATENLAPIIEENSEREARQGWFTCSNIVTATNNFSNDRKLGEGGPGTVYRGEFADINMTVAVKKILNKSGKGRKEYITEVNLISSLRHPNLVQLKGWCHDGGQTTFLLVYEFMSEGSLDSHLFRARPALTWSVRYKIYKGLALALLYLHDVYLRFGTSYGTVMLMVSSLRLKAIEFHSTCGV